Proteins from a genomic interval of Panthera tigris isolate Pti1 chromosome A2, P.tigris_Pti1_mat1.1, whole genome shotgun sequence:
- the IHO1 gene encoding interactor of HORMAD1 protein 1, which produces MNFNVWNIKEMLSIPSGSGTTNSSSWNNNQTDHSSLSDSQFLFGSQFCPESSETLSAPLDSGVYLRHPKQSQQNSLDSEPSIFTKYQTKPQLFGGNTNDRGLFPLPLSVGKSKGLLEQFEEKKKRAKDKCDSETLYNFISHIRESIHKLQASVEKSEEHLSSRSQSILDCLETVAKTLQETVQAQSDLLLGTVHDKGNMEQVILETRKRFEARQAEFIEMKSDLKHLEVLVAQQSKDFQQLCEQLGQLNVASVLAELKRLISVPQVPGHVKDSTSQTSLPLAQSLSFTRQDRYASEEPDMGQTQAIPAVWNLSMGSLQPGEFAIYTEGAKSDALQGEAVLMAAGTGKRSRRVKDKAVQTNCQNWTLNKTSPENHGSGSPGHKVPCDWSWVSQGASRFIPLDFESSIKNTCQKCQAEGVLSCAPCEQRLVTAQKGRTMERGGKGKKQQPRKARRSRLLTRKQEQTPSKTCAFNSKYPQLPVSGPQSLPLEQQEPFAQSLHLWGSRTPTKPVIPVLRATVMPSKTVRAAQENILQLSGHSSKDNSLLSKSSLGDHQMSWFIDLNLGSSESPLCKDPGKNMLYDLGFDSSDDGF; this is translated from the exons atgaattttaacGTCTGGAATATCAAAGAGATGCTCAGTATTCCCTCAGGTTCTGG GACCACTAATTCCTCTAGCTGGAATAATAATCAGACTGATCACTCCAGTCTCAGTGATTCCCAGTTCCTCTTTGGATCGCAGTTCTGTCCAGAAAGTTCAGAGACTCTGTCAGCACCCTTGGACTCTGGTGTCTACTTGAGACACCCAAAACAGTCACAACAGAATTCTCTGGAC agTGAACCAAGTATTTTCACAAAATACCAGACAAAACCCCAGCTATTTGGAGGAAATACAAATGATAGAGgcttatttcctcttcctttgtcAGTTGGAAAATCAAAGGGCCTCTTGGAACaatttgaggagaaaaagaaaagggcaaaagacaaATGTGACAG TGAGACTCTATACAACTTCATTTCCCATATCAGAGAAAGCATTCACAAG TTGCAGGCATCTGTGGAAAAGTCTGAGGAACATCTCAGTTCAAGAAGTCAATCTATTTTAGATTGTCTGGAGACTGTGGCCAAGACAT tgCAAGAGACTGTGCAGGCCCAGAGTGATCTGCTGTTGGGAACTGTGCATGACAAAGGCAACATGGAGCAGGTTATCCTCGAGACACGGAAGAGATTTGAAGCT AGACAAGCAGAATTTATAGAAATGAAGTCCGACCTGAAACACCTTGAAGTTTTAGTTGCCCAGCAGAGTAAGGACTTCCAGCAGCTGTGTGAGCAGCTAGGCCAGCTGAATGTGGCCAGCGTCCTAGCAGAGCTGAAGAGATTGATTTCAGTCCCCCAGGTACCTGGGCATGTGAAAGACAGCACTTCCCAGACCTCACTACCTCTggcccagagcctcagtttcaccAGGCAGGACAGATATGCCTCTGAGGAACCAGATATGGGGCAGACTCAGGCCATCCCTGCTGTCTGGAATCTTAGTATGGGCTCCCTGCAGCCTGGGGAGTTTGCTATCTATACTGAGGGAGCAAAAAGTGATGCTCTCCAAGGAGAGGCTGTGCTGATGGCCGCTGGAACCGGCAAAAGAAGCAGGCGAGTAAAGGACAAGGCAGTGCAGACCAACTGCCAGAATTGGACTCTTAATAAAACCAGCCCTGAGAATCATGGCTCTGGTTCCCCAGGCCACAAAGTTCCTTGTGACTGGAGCTGGGTTTCCCAAGGAGCCTCAAGGTTTATACCCCTGGACTTTGAATCCAGCATTAAGAACACTTGCCAAAAATGTCAAGCTGAAGGTGTGCTTTCGTGTGCCCCTTGTGAACAAAGGCTGGTGACTGCACAGAAAGGCAGAACTATGGAAAGAGGGGGGAAAGGCAAGAAGCAGCAGCCCAGGAAAGCCCGCAGAAGCAGGCTCCTAACCAGGAAGCAAGAACAAACCCCTAGCAAAACCTGTGCTTTCAATTCTAAGTATCCTCAGCTTCCAGTTTCTGGCCCACAAAGCCTCCCCCTGGAGCAGCAGGAACCCTTTGCTCAGTCCCTGCATCTGTGGGGCTCCAGGACTCCCACAAAACCAGTCATCCCTGTTCTGAGAGCAACAGTCATGCCCAGTAAGACAGTGAGGGCAGCACAGGAGAACATCTTGCAGCTCAGTGGGCATTCTTCCAAAGACAACAGCCTGCTTTCTAAAAGTTCCCTGGGGGACCACCAGATGAGCTGGTTCATTGACCTCAACCTTGGAAGTTCAGAGTCTCCTCTGTGCAAGGATCCAGGGAAGAATATGCTCTATGATCTGGGTTTTGACAGCAGTGATGATGGCTTTTGA